In one Pseudarthrobacter oxydans genomic region, the following are encoded:
- a CDS encoding YajQ family cyclic di-GMP-binding protein, producing the protein MAGESTFDVVSKVDKQEVANALNQAQKELAQRYDFKGVGAEVDFSGEKILMKANSEERVLAVLDVLQSKLIRRGISLKSLDAGEPYASGKEYRLEASIKEGIAQDLAKKINKLIRDEAPKSVKSQIQGDELRVTSKSRDDLQATMALLKDFEEADLQFVNFRS; encoded by the coding sequence ATGGCAGGCGAGTCAACGTTCGACGTCGTAAGCAAGGTAGACAAGCAGGAAGTGGCCAACGCGCTGAACCAGGCGCAGAAGGAGCTGGCGCAGCGCTACGACTTCAAGGGCGTCGGCGCCGAGGTGGATTTCAGCGGCGAAAAGATCCTGATGAAGGCGAACTCCGAGGAACGGGTCCTGGCAGTCCTGGACGTGCTCCAGTCCAAGCTGATCCGCCGCGGCATCTCGCTGAAGTCGCTGGACGCCGGCGAGCCCTATGCGTCCGGCAAGGAGTACCGGCTGGAGGCCTCCATCAAGGAGGGCATCGCGCAGGACCTTGCCAAGAAGATCAACAAGCTCATCCGGGACGAAGCCCCCAAGTCGGTCAAGTCCCAGATCCAGGGCGACGAGCTCCGCGTGACGTCCAAGTCCCGCGACGACCTGCAGGCCACCATGGCCCTGCTGAAGGACTTCGAGGAAGCCGACCTGCAGTTCGTGAACTTCCGCAGCTAG
- the htpX gene encoding zinc metalloprotease HtpX: MHKHYNGLKTAALFGVLWAVLLGLGALIGTSTRSSAPIWIMALVGVATTAYGYWNSDKIAIRAMAAYPVTEPQAPQLYQMVRELSVRANQPMPRIYLSPTMNPNAFATGRNPRNAAVCVTEGMLQLLDARELRGVLGHELMHVYNRDILTSSVAAAVAGVITSVGQMLLFFGGGDRRNSNPLAMLAMALLAPFAASLIQMAISRTREYDADEDGSQLTGDPLALASALAKIERGVTIAPLPQDQRLVNASHLMIANPFRGGAMTKLFATHPPMRDRISRLERMAGRPLG; the protein is encoded by the coding sequence GTGCACAAACACTACAACGGGCTCAAGACCGCGGCGCTCTTCGGGGTGCTGTGGGCGGTGCTGCTGGGCCTCGGGGCGCTGATCGGCACCAGTACCCGCAGCTCCGCGCCGATCTGGATCATGGCCCTCGTGGGCGTGGCCACGACGGCATACGGCTACTGGAACAGCGACAAGATCGCCATCCGCGCCATGGCGGCCTACCCCGTCACGGAACCGCAGGCGCCGCAGCTGTACCAGATGGTCCGGGAACTGTCCGTCCGCGCCAACCAGCCCATGCCGCGCATCTACCTCTCGCCCACCATGAACCCGAACGCCTTCGCCACCGGCCGCAATCCCCGGAACGCCGCCGTGTGCGTGACCGAGGGAATGCTGCAGTTGCTGGACGCCCGGGAGCTCCGCGGAGTCCTGGGCCACGAGCTCATGCACGTCTACAACCGGGACATCCTCACCTCGTCCGTGGCCGCCGCCGTCGCAGGCGTGATCACGTCGGTGGGCCAGATGCTCCTGTTCTTCGGCGGCGGTGACCGGCGCAATTCCAATCCGCTGGCGATGCTGGCCATGGCGCTCCTCGCCCCCTTCGCGGCGTCGCTGATCCAGATGGCCATTTCCCGGACCCGGGAGTACGACGCCGACGAGGACGGTTCGCAGCTGACCGGCGATCCGCTGGCGCTCGCCTCAGCGCTGGCCAAGATCGAGCGGGGCGTCACCATCGCACCGCTGCCGCAGGACCAGCGGCTGGTGAATGCCTCGCACCTGATGATCGCCAACCCCTTCCGCGGCGGTGCGATGACCAAGCTGTTTGCCACGCATCCGCCCATGCGGGACCGGATTTCCCGGCTGGAGCGGATGGCAGGCCGGCCGCTGGGCTGA